In Archaeoglobus profundus DSM 5631, the sequence TAGATATCCCAAGAATGGAAAATGCTAGCTTGAAGGATGATCTCAATAGCTATCTATCATCGAGGGATTCGAGCGTTACGGTGATAAACTTCCCGAAGGGAGTTCCAGTTTCCTACGTACCACCTAAGGATGAGATTAGAGATGTAGACTTTTACAGCTCTATAGTTTGGGCTGTTATGAGTGGTAAGACACCTCCCATAAGAGTAGATTCGAGCGACATTCGTGTGAGAGTTAGGAAGTCGAAGGCTCCGACTCTTTGGGTTCTTGTGTTGGACTCGAGTGGTAGTATGGCTATTCAGAAGAGGATAAGCGTTGCAAAGGGGATTGCTGAAAAGCTCGTTGAGAAAGGATACGTTAAGAAATCTAAGATGGCTTTAATAGTTGCTAAGGGTAATCGTGCTGAGATCGTCGTTCCTCCAACTAAGAATTACTTGAAAGTTATCGAAAGTATCGAGAACGTTCCAACTGGTGGTAGAACTCCTTTAAGTTCGGCCCTCTACAACCTGTTATTGCTGGCTAAAAGGGAGAGAATGAAGGAAAAGACGTTGAAGGTTAGGGCCTTTCTTATAACAGATGGAAAGGCAAACGTTCCGTTACTTGGCAAGAGAATTAAAGATGAAATAATCGAGCTTGCAAGTAGGCTTAAAAAGTGTGATATAGAATTGAACGTTTACGATACGAGGTTTGCAGGAGAAATAGGTCTTTCATTCATTCCAATTTTGAAAGACGTGGCGAATGCAAGGGTTTACAAGGTTTAACTATCTCTTTAATAGCAACAGTGCAAAGTAGAAGATCGTGAACAGGAAAACAAAAGCTAGGATGAATGCTATACAAACGTTAACAGTTGCTGTATGGCCTTTTTGCAATACTGGGTAAGTTGTTGATATCGATGCACTCAAATCTGAAGCTTTCTTTGAAAGCGATACCAATACGTAGGAGAGCAAGGCAGAAGATACAAGAGATGTAAACAGTCTAACGAAATTCTTACCCTTCCCCGTCAGAGAGTAGTAAACGAACTTGTTTCCGTTTTGAACTTTCTTAACCAAACCCTTTCCACTAAGCTTGGATAGATGGTAGAGTAGGGATGGTTTTGTAACTCCTACCTCTCTCGAAAGCTCTGATAGTGTTTTATTCCTCTCCTGAAGAGCCTTCAGAATTCTTAGGGCGGTGTTCATTCTCAAGCAACAGCTTTAGCACGTAGATTGCAAGGATCACAACGGCTAGATTCATTAGAGCTTTGTAGATCGGTGCATATTTGTAGCCGATGAAAATATCTATTATTGCATTCAGAGAGAGGTATAAGCCGAATACGGCAACTGCTAAGACTATTATCGTCAGAACTATCAGAGCCTTCCTAACCGTTTCAAGCATATTGCAACACCTCCAGCAAATATCAAAATCAAAGCCTCAAATCCTGGTGTTTTGTAAACGCCTCTCTCGGAAGCTACACCCAGAGGTATGGGTGGTGGAGTTTCTGACGGTATCTTGACACCACCGTACTTTTCGGCAAACTTCTCAACCTCAAATTTGACCTCCTCCTCTTTAACACTCAATGGGACCTTTTTAGTGGGTGCCAAGTTCAGAACGGCTTTCCACACCTTTACCATGTATCCGCTCCTCCAAGCCTCAAGCTTTATCAAATAGTTGTAGTCCTCGACCACACTGATATTTGTCTCTACTATCTGGGTCTTCCCGCTTCTAAGCGTTGCATCAATCCACTTCTCATCCGCTAAAACGTTCGATTCGTTTTGAACGGCCTTTAAGTGAAAGCGAACATCGTAATCTTTGAAAGAATCGAAGTAGAATCTGATCAGAACGTTAACCCTATCGTCTTCGGTAGTGAGAACCTTAAAGTCCACATCTCTTAGAACGACTTTAAGCTCCCTATCCTTCGGTATTAAGGTTTCGAGGTTTCTAAGGTTTAGTGTGAACTGGCTCGATCTCCCATCCTTTTCGAGAACAACTTTAACCCTGTAATCTCTGTCCTTCTCAAATGGCATTGAGATGTTTATAAACCTGCAGCCCTCTTCTGGAACGGGAACGGATTTTTCTTCTAGCAAAACACCCGTTTTTAGGTCGTAGACCTTCAGATTGAGCGTTGCGTTCTTTAAAACATCCGATCTGTGAATTTTAACTATGAAAGTTAGATTCACGATGTCATCACCGATTTTATCAACCTTCACATCTACGTTTTCGATGTAAAAGAACTCGTGAGTTTCTTTTGGAATGAAGAATGCGGACGCAACTGAAACTGCAAATATTACAGTCAAAATTATGGCAACCAACTTCCCGTTCACGGTAAAATGTTGTGCAAGTCATATTTAAGCTTAATTTATTTGTTAGATTTTATCAAATTGTCTCTAAGCTTTGATAACCTCCTAACCCTTTCGACGTCAACCCTTCCATCTTTTTTAAAATACGTTCCAACTATAACTCCATCACACAAACCCACATACCTGTGCAGATTTTCCGGCTTTACTCCACTCCCTACAAAAACTGGCAGATTCGTTAAATTCCTAACAGCTTTAAGTTCTTCAACATCCACCTCCCTGCCTGTAGCAGTTCCCGTAACTATTAGAGCATCGGCCAAGCACCTTTCAACGTTTTCCAAGTAATCTTCAAGACTGACGAAGTGGTGTGCGTGTTTCACTTTTACATCGGCGTAAATTTTAGCCTTGCAATCTATGAAACGTCTGTATCTCAAAATTTCCCCAGCCTTTCCTTCCAAGAAACCTTCGGGCGATAGAGAAGCAAAGTACAACTGATTCACTCTTACAAAATCAGCATTTACAGCTTTTGCTATTGCCAAAGCTGAAAAAGGGTCATTTCTCAACACATTAATACCAACTGGCAAGCCCGTCTCTCTCTTAACTTCCCAAGCTATTACACTCATACAGGCAACGGTAACTCTATCTACCTCCTTTAAAAATGGCTTATCGCCGTAGTTCTCAATTATTATGGCATCACAGCCTTCAGCCAGAGCTTTAGCATCCTTCAAGGCGTTTTCGAATGTTTTTTCGTAAGATTCGTAGAGAGGTGATGAAGGAAGAGGATCAAGGTGAAGGACACCTATTATTATCATATTTCCTTCAATTCCTCTTCGATGGCTTTGACTATCTTCTTTATTTCTTCGAAATTTTTCTTTAACTCCTCCAAATTGGCACCTTCCTTTATTACCGCTCCATGCTGAGTTGGTTCTATTATACCAGACTGCTCAAGCACTCTCAAAGAATACCTAACTTTGTGTTTAGGCATACCTATGAGTTCGGAGAGCTTGAATATTCCAATGGGTTGATGCTTCATGACTGCCTTCATTACCCTAATGTGCCTCAAAACGATTTCAAACTCCCTTTTAGCTTTTTTCAGCACCATACCAAAAATCTACGTCAAAATTTAAAAGTCTTTTTAAAAATTACCTCGATTTGGAAAGCTCTATCTCCAACTTCTCTGGGTCGTACTTCCAGTCCTTTGGAAGAACTCCCTTCTCCTTGTAGTAGTTAGATAATCTCCAGATCTTTGCCTCTATCAACTGCAAACCTCTCCTGTTGTGCTTGTCTTTCTTGTGAACTTCGAGATGCTTTCTCAAGTTTATAGCCTTCTTGATGAGTGCCTTCAAGTCCTCCGGCAATCCTGTATATACTCCATGCTCTTTCAATATTCTCACGAGCTTTTTACCCGTTACCTGTCTAACGGAAGGGATTCCGTAACGATCTCTCAAGATCATTCCGATCATGCTCGGCTCGTAGCCTTCCTTGTAAAGGTCAACAACGAGCTTCTCAACTTCCTCTGGCTTCATCTCAACCCATTCTGGCGGGTGATCTCTGTAAACTCTCTTTGATCCTGATTTACCTCTCCTTCGAGCATGCATTCTTGCCATAGGTTCATGCCTTTGTGGGATTACTTAAATATGTTACGCTGAACGATGGAGTATGGGGTTAAGGTTAGAGTTCGGATATCTTCTCCTTTATAGCTTTCATAAGTTTTTCAGCAATTATCTTCCCGTCAACTTTTCCCCTAAACTCCTTCATTACCAAACCCATCAGAGGCTTGAAAGCCTTCTCACCCCTTTCTTTAATCAGATCGACCTTTTCATTAACAAGTTTGGCTATGAAGCTATCCAAGTCTTCTCCCGCCTTCATCTTGGCCAGTATATCCTCCACCTTGGCATTTGGATTTATGCAAAATTCTTTCAGAACTTCTTCAGCCCCCTCTTTCGCAATTTTTCCTTCTGCAATCAACTCAAGTGTAATCTCGAAGTGCTCTTTTCTAAGCACATCGGTGTTAAAGCCTTCTTTCTTAAGCTCTGAAGGAACTATGTGTAAAACCCTTGCAACGATCGTTGGCTGTAAAACCTTTGCAAATCTCTCGAAAATGTTGTAATATTCCGAATCTGCAATAGCCCAAGCTAAATCCTCACTCAAACCCATCTCAACATATCTTCTAGCTCTATTTTCAATCAGTTCTGGTATTTCAACGTTTAGCATATCCTCGGTAATCTTTACTGGGGGGACATCTGTCTCAGGATACATCCTCGCTGATCCGGGAAGAGGTCTAAGGTATGATGTAGTTCCGTCTTCATTTGCCTTTCTCGTCTCCTCTGGCACACCTATCAAGCAGTATTCAGCCCTCTCGATGATCCTCTGCAGGGCTCTCCTAACCCTAAGCTCCTCACCGCAAGTAAAGATTATTGCATCTTCCTCTTTTGCATTCAACCTTTCTCTGAGTTTCTCTACCTCCTCCTCACTTATTCCATAGTTTGGAAGTTCGTCTGTGTGGAAAATTCCTCCCAAGCCAAACGTCTTTGCAATGTCCGCAAATTCTGTTCCAAGCCTTCTATTAGGCTGAATCTCCCTGCCAACCAAACCACCAAAGCCTTTGAGCAGTATAGCCAAAACCTTGCCGTTCTTCTTCAAAGCCCTTGCAATGACCTTACACTTGGTGTTAGCGAATATGTCGGTTACGTCGTATATCTCTCTGACAACGCTTGCATTCCTCTGCTTAAGCTCGTCCCTAATCTTGAGCAGATTCAACTGCCTCAAAACCTCGTATTCCACAACCTTGTCGAGTATGTCAAGCTCCTGCACACCTTTTATCTCAACTCTCGCACCTTCAGCTATGCTTATGTTCACATCCTGCCTTATCGTTCCCAATCCCCTCTTAACCTTGCCAGTCGAACGTAAAATCATTCCCAATTTCTTTGCAACCTTCTTCGCGAGTTCAGGCGAATCTATGTCCGGCTTCGTTCCAATCTCAACTAAGGGGATTCCAAGCCTGTCCAAGGAATAAACCACAACCTCACCCTTATCCTCAACCTTTTTGCAAGCTTCTTCCTCCAAGCAAAGTGTTGCAATGCCAATTTTACGCCCATCAACCTCTATGTAGCCATCAAATGCTATCAACGCAGTTCTCTGAAAGCCAGTTGTGTTGCTACCGTCTATAACGATCTTACGCATCACGTGAACCTCATCTACAAACTCCATGTTCAGCATCTTTGCAATCGTTATCGCAATCTGTAGAGCCTCCATATTGAGCTCTCTCGGAGGCTCCTCATCTGCTTCAACTAAACATGTTGTATCGTAGCTCTTGTAAATGAACTTCTTACTCCTGAGAACCTCCTCCTTAGCGGCTCTATCCTCCTCACCGATTTCGCT encodes:
- a CDS encoding DUF7490 domain-containing protein, with product MNGKLVAIILTVIFAVSVASAFFIPKETHEFFYIENVDVKVDKIGDDIVNLTFIVKIHRSDVLKNATLNLKVYDLKTGVLLEEKSVPVPEEGCRFINISMPFEKDRDYRVKVVLEKDGRSSQFTLNLRNLETLIPKDRELKVVLRDVDFKVLTTEDDRVNVLIRFYFDSFKDYDVRFHLKAVQNESNVLADEKWIDATLRSGKTQIVETNISVVEDYNYLIKLEAWRSGYMVKVWKAVLNLAPTKKVPLSVKEEEVKFEVEKFAEKYGGVKIPSETPPPIPLGVASERGVYKTPGFEALILIFAGGVAICLKRLGRL
- the gatE gene encoding Glu-tRNA(Gln) amidotransferase subunit GatE; the encoded protein is MDYASLGLKVGIEIHQQLNTKHKLFCKCPTVLRDVEDSNFEFFRYLRLKRSEIGEEDRAAKEEVLRSKKFIYKSYDTTCLVEADEEPPRELNMEALQIAITIAKMLNMEFVDEVHVMRKIVIDGSNTTGFQRTALIAFDGYIEVDGRKIGIATLCLEEEACKKVEDKGEVVVYSLDRLGIPLVEIGTKPDIDSPELAKKVAKKLGMILRSTGKVKRGLGTIRQDVNISIAEGARVEIKGVQELDILDKVVEYEVLRQLNLLKIRDELKQRNASVVREIYDVTDIFANTKCKVIARALKKNGKVLAILLKGFGGLVGREIQPNRRLGTEFADIAKTFGLGGIFHTDELPNYGISEEEVEKLRERLNAKEEDAIIFTCGEELRVRRALQRIIERAEYCLIGVPEETRKANEDGTTSYLRPLPGSARMYPETDVPPVKITEDMLNVEIPELIENRARRYVEMGLSEDLAWAIADSEYYNIFERFAKVLQPTIVARVLHIVPSELKKEGFNTDVLRKEHFEITLELIAEGKIAKEGAEEVLKEFCINPNAKVEDILAKMKAGEDLDSFIAKLVNEKVDLIKERGEKAFKPLMGLVMKEFRGKVDGKIIAEKLMKAIKEKISEL
- a CDS encoding 30S ribosomal protein S15, which translates into the protein MARMHARRRGKSGSKRVYRDHPPEWVEMKPEEVEKLVVDLYKEGYEPSMIGMILRDRYGIPSVRQVTGKKLVRILKEHGVYTGLPEDLKALIKKAINLRKHLEVHKKDKHNRRGLQLIEAKIWRLSNYYKEKGVLPKDWKYDPEKLEIELSKSR
- a CDS encoding BtpA/SgcQ family protein, with product MIIIGVLHLDPLPSSPLYESYEKTFENALKDAKALAEGCDAIIIENYGDKPFLKEVDRVTVACMSVIAWEVKRETGLPVGINVLRNDPFSALAIAKAVNADFVRVNQLYFASLSPEGFLEGKAGEILRYRRFIDCKAKIYADVKVKHAHHFVSLEDYLENVERCLADALIVTGTATGREVDVEELKAVRNLTNLPVFVGSGVKPENLHRYVGLCDGVIVGTYFKKDGRVDVERVRRLSKLRDNLIKSNK
- a CDS encoding winged helix-turn-helix domain-containing protein gives rise to the protein MNTALRILKALQERNKTLSELSREVGVTKPSLLYHLSKLSGKGLVKKVQNGNKFVYYSLTGKGKNFVRLFTSLVSSALLSYVLVSLSKKASDLSASISTTYPVLQKGHTATVNVCIAFILAFVFLFTIFYFALLLLKR